A part of Deinococcus aerolatus genomic DNA contains:
- a CDS encoding mechanosensitive ion channel family protein, with amino-acid sequence MLDILLVQLSKPSVWLWLAIALVISYAIHRFGRLLLRMLRDQIGARMMLVLNWLWLLVVVGSYVAYATYKIYLPNVPVLFALGQNIAEGFRNTAGQAVVIVALALIAWRMVGNFSDRIVSDDEFNRRNVRVQTLKGVVESTLKVIIIIISLIAALQALGVNATSLLAGVSVLGLAVGFGAQSLIKDVFTGFFILLEDQYGVGDVITVNSGTLSGNVEQLNLRVTVLRALDGTVHIVPNGQINTVSVSSKDWSRVVATVDVTYQANINEALRVLKAVSDELYAEEEWRRYFLEEPEIQGVTQLAPDGVTLRALYKVLPKSQYAVGREFNRRIKIAMDQAGIEIPFPQRSLNFGGAPIEIRLTRDDSGHGPPEQNRTQSPVKPSETRDPEEED; translated from the coding sequence ATGCTGGATATCCTGCTGGTTCAACTGTCCAAACCCAGCGTGTGGCTGTGGCTCGCCATTGCGCTGGTCATCTCCTACGCCATCCACCGTTTTGGCCGCCTGCTGCTGCGCATGCTCAGAGACCAGATCGGCGCCCGCATGATGCTGGTCCTGAACTGGCTGTGGCTGCTGGTGGTGGTGGGCAGTTACGTTGCCTACGCCACCTACAAGATCTACCTGCCCAACGTCCCGGTGCTGTTCGCGCTGGGCCAGAACATCGCCGAGGGGTTCCGCAACACCGCCGGACAGGCCGTGGTGATCGTGGCGCTGGCGCTGATCGCGTGGCGCATGGTGGGCAACTTCAGCGACCGCATCGTCTCGGACGACGAGTTCAACCGCCGTAACGTGCGCGTCCAGACCCTCAAGGGCGTGGTGGAAAGCACCCTCAAGGTCATCATCATCATCATCAGCCTGATTGCGGCCCTGCAGGCCCTGGGGGTCAACGCCACCAGTCTGCTGGCCGGGGTCTCGGTGCTGGGCCTGGCGGTGGGCTTCGGGGCACAGAGCCTGATCAAGGACGTCTTCACGGGCTTTTTTATCCTGCTTGAAGACCAGTACGGGGTGGGAGACGTGATCACCGTCAACAGCGGTACCCTCAGCGGCAACGTGGAGCAGCTGAACCTGCGCGTCACAGTTCTGCGCGCCCTAGACGGCACGGTACACATCGTGCCCAACGGTCAGATCAACACCGTCAGCGTGAGCAGCAAGGACTGGAGCCGGGTGGTGGCCACCGTGGACGTCACCTATCAGGCCAACATCAACGAGGCCCTGCGCGTGCTCAAGGCCGTCAGCGATGAGCTGTACGCCGAGGAGGAGTGGCGGCGCTACTTCCTGGAAGAGCCTGAGATTCAGGGCGTCACGCAGCTTGCCCCGGACGGCGTGACCCTGCGCGCCCTGTACAAGGTGCTGCCCAAGAGCCAGTACGCCGTGGGACGCGAGTTCAACCGCCGCATCAAGATCGCCATGGATCAGGCGGGCATCGAAATTCCCTTCCCGCAGCGCAGCCTGAACTTCGGCGGCGCACCCATCGAGATCCGCTTGACCCGCGACGACAGCGGGCACGGGCCGCCCGAACAGAACCGCACCCAGTCACCCGTCAAGCCCAGCGAAACGCGTGACCCGGAGGAGGAGGACTGA
- the ftsH gene encoding ATP-dependent zinc metalloprotease FtsH, with product MTRAARSLVLLSLLCCAAPSTALAQGEGTFSSAAQPSAAPSAVLGGPSSAGPYNTNRFFNDLEEGRVGSVRLDSAGNASVTFLASPTSSPMVRALVVPPDGATLERIRAANVPLRVVAGGSPFAWITQALPLVLIALILVVLWRSMRGAGGGSNAASNFGKSKAAVIAEGQIKLNFTDVAGCDEAKQDLQEVVDFLRQPEKYHQLGARIPHGVLLVGPPGSGKTLLAKAVAGEAKVPYFSISGSDFVEMFVGVGAARVRDLFEQARKSAPCIVFIDEIDAVGRKRGVSMQGGNDEREQTLNQLLVEMDGFSSGQEVIILAATNRPDVLDAALLRPGRFDRQVVVDAPDVRGREHILRIHARKKPLDVSVDLGVIARRTAGMVGADLENLLNEAALQAARQGRNRITGRDVDEARDRVLMGPERRSLVVREADRKVTAYHEVGHALAAQLLPHANRVNKLTVVPRGRAAGFMMPDADDRLHVTRPALEDMIAVALAGRAAEEVIYGEVTTGAQNDFQQATGIARRMVTEWGMSARIGKVALASDGTGYLGGGPQMQPMSEATAQQIDEEVRALIDAAYGRVLTLVREHLAAVHEIVRVLMARETLYGEEFSTLLAGGQLADPAPVSLSKPGTASLA from the coding sequence ATGACCCGCGCCGCACGTTCCCTGGTGTTGCTGTCGCTGCTGTGCTGTGCCGCGCCGTCTACAGCCCTGGCCCAGGGGGAAGGGACGTTTTCCAGCGCCGCACAGCCGAGCGCTGCCCCCTCGGCCGTGTTGGGCGGCCCCAGCAGTGCGGGGCCTTACAACACCAACCGGTTTTTTAATGACCTGGAGGAGGGCCGGGTGGGCTCGGTGCGGCTGGACAGCGCCGGCAACGCCAGCGTGACCTTCCTGGCCAGCCCGACGTCCTCGCCGATGGTGCGGGCGCTGGTGGTGCCGCCGGACGGCGCGACGCTGGAGCGGATCCGCGCGGCCAACGTGCCGCTGCGGGTGGTGGCGGGGGGCTCACCCTTTGCCTGGATCACCCAGGCGCTGCCGCTGGTGCTGATTGCCCTGATCCTGGTGGTGCTGTGGCGCAGCATGCGCGGCGCGGGCGGCGGCAGCAACGCCGCGAGCAATTTTGGCAAATCGAAGGCAGCGGTGATTGCCGAGGGGCAGATCAAGCTGAACTTCACCGACGTCGCGGGCTGCGACGAGGCCAAGCAGGACCTGCAGGAAGTCGTCGACTTCCTGCGCCAGCCCGAGAAGTACCACCAGCTCGGCGCCCGCATTCCCCACGGTGTTCTCCTCGTCGGTCCTCCCGGCAGCGGCAAGACCCTGCTGGCCAAGGCCGTCGCCGGGGAAGCCAAGGTGCCGTACTTCTCCATCAGCGGCTCGGACTTCGTCGAGATGTTCGTCGGCGTCGGCGCCGCCCGCGTCCGGGACCTGTTCGAGCAGGCGCGCAAGAGTGCCCCCTGCATCGTCTTTATCGACGAGATCGACGCTGTGGGCCGCAAGCGCGGGGTCAGCATGCAGGGCGGCAACGACGAGCGCGAGCAGACCCTCAACCAGCTGCTCGTCGAGATGGACGGCTTTTCCAGCGGCCAGGAGGTGATTATCCTGGCCGCCACCAACCGCCCGGACGTGCTGGACGCCGCGCTGCTGCGTCCGGGACGCTTTGACCGTCAGGTGGTGGTGGACGCCCCCGACGTGCGCGGGCGCGAACACATCCTGAGAATCCACGCGCGCAAGAAGCCGCTGGACGTCAGCGTGGACCTGGGGGTGATTGCCCGGCGCACGGCGGGCATGGTGGGGGCGGATCTGGAGAACCTGCTGAACGAGGCCGCCCTGCAGGCGGCCCGGCAGGGGCGCAACCGCATCACCGGGCGGGATGTGGACGAGGCCAGAGACCGGGTGCTGATGGGCCCGGAGCGGCGCAGTCTGGTGGTGCGTGAGGCGGACCGCAAGGTCACGGCCTACCACGAGGTGGGCCACGCCCTGGCCGCCCAGCTGCTGCCCCACGCCAACCGCGTCAACAAGCTGACGGTGGTGCCGCGGGGCCGGGCAGCGGGTTTCATGATGCCCGACGCCGACGACCGGCTGCACGTCACCCGCCCGGCGCTGGAAGACATGATTGCCGTGGCGCTGGCGGGCCGCGCCGCCGAGGAGGTCATCTACGGCGAGGTCACGACCGGCGCGCAGAACGACTTTCAGCAGGCCACGGGCATCGCCCGGCGCATGGTCACCGAGTGGGGCATGAGCGCCCGCATCGGCAAGGTGGCGCTGGCCTCCGATGGGACCGGATACCTGGGCGGCGGCCCACAGATGCAGCCCATGTCGGAAGCCACCGCCCAGCAGATCGACGAGGAGGTGCGCGCCCTGATCGACGCCGCCTACGGGCGGGTGCTGACCCTGGTGCGCGAGCATCTGGCCGCCGTCCACGAGATCGTGCGCGTGCTGATGGCGCGTGAAACCCTCTACGGCGAGGAGTTCTCCACTCTGCTGGCCGGCGGTCAGCTGGCCGATCCCGCGCCTGTCAGCCTCAGCAAGCCGGGGACCGCCAGCCTGGCGTGA
- a CDS encoding DUF4384 domain-containing protein, translating into MRTLLLLGTLALGLSACTVTVRPDANASVQIQGQRSNLITGLRPDRGEGSTYAVGEAVRFQFSARTPGYVTLIALQSNGYASVLAQNVYVNAGTTFFPRAQDGVMYNLAEPRGIQRVRAIFTRVRPTTNIVLSGTYDGNRWNSVTTTYLDPYAVGDRDVQETFLYIR; encoded by the coding sequence ATGCGTACACTCCTTCTGCTCGGCACGCTGGCCCTGGGGCTCAGCGCCTGCACCGTGACGGTCCGGCCCGATGCCAACGCCAGCGTTCAGATTCAGGGGCAGCGCAGCAACCTGATCACTGGCCTGCGGCCCGACCGGGGCGAGGGCAGCACCTACGCCGTGGGCGAGGCCGTGCGCTTTCAGTTCAGTGCCCGTACCCCCGGCTACGTGACCCTGATCGCCCTGCAGAGCAACGGCTACGCCAGCGTGCTGGCCCAGAACGTCTACGTGAACGCCGGAACCACCTTCTTCCCGCGTGCCCAGGACGGCGTGATGTACAACCTCGCCGAGCCGCGCGGCATCCAGCGTGTGCGCGCCATCTTCACCCGTGTGCGCCCCACCACCAACATTGTGCTGAGCGGCACCTACGACGGCAACCGCTGGAACTCGGTGACCACCACGTACTTGGATCCCTACGCGGTGGGAGACCGCGACGTGCAGGAAACGTTCCTCTATATCCGCTAG
- a CDS encoding nucleotide pyrophosphohydrolase has translation MTPPLTFADASARVDAYISQFREGYFPPLLLMARLTEEAGEVARVIAHEHGKTPKPGEGAGDLELELADLLFVMMCMANERGISLERGFARMMDKVETRDAHRWTRKDGEGA, from the coding sequence ATGACCCCGCCCCTGACCTTTGCCGACGCCAGCGCCCGTGTGGACGCGTACATCTCGCAGTTCAGGGAGGGGTACTTCCCGCCGCTGCTGCTGATGGCCCGCCTGACCGAGGAGGCGGGCGAGGTGGCCCGCGTCATTGCCCACGAGCACGGCAAGACGCCCAAGCCCGGCGAGGGGGCGGGCGATCTGGAACTGGAACTTGCGGACCTGCTGTTCGTGATGATGTGCATGGCCAACGAACGCGGCATCAGCCTGGAGCGCGGGTTTGCCCGCATGATGGACAAGGTGGAAACGCGCGACGCCCACCGCTGGACCCGCAAGGACGGAGAGGGCGCGTGA
- a CDS encoding YfiT family bacillithiol transferase, whose translation MRADPRYPLGPMPTPLELSVQERQTALEHLRRLSGDLRAAVAGLSNTQLDTPYRDGGWTVRQVVHHVAESHMNAFVRVKLALTEENPTAKPYEEDRWAALPDRLLPPEVSLTLLEALHARLLPVLEGVAVTDWRRPWTHPAQGRTYTLDTLLAMYSWHGRHHAAHITGLRERQGW comes from the coding sequence GTGAGGGCCGATCCGCGCTATCCCCTGGGGCCGATGCCCACGCCGCTGGAATTGAGCGTGCAGGAGCGCCAGACAGCCCTGGAGCACCTGCGCCGCCTGTCGGGCGACCTGCGGGCCGCCGTCGCCGGCCTGAGCAACACGCAACTGGACACCCCCTACCGTGACGGCGGGTGGACCGTGCGGCAGGTGGTCCACCACGTAGCCGAGAGCCACATGAACGCCTTTGTGCGGGTCAAGCTGGCGCTGACCGAGGAGAACCCCACCGCCAAGCCCTATGAGGAAGACCGCTGGGCGGCGTTGCCGGACCGCCTGCTGCCACCGGAGGTCAGCCTGACGCTGCTGGAGGCCCTGCACGCCCGCCTGCTGCCGGTGCTGGAAGGCGTGGCCGTGACCGACTGGCGCCGCCCATGGACCCACCCCGCCCAGGGCCGCACCTACACGCTGGACACGCTGCTGGCCATGTACAGCTGGCATGGGCGGCACCACGCCGCGCACATCACGGGCCTGCGTGAGCGCCAGGGCTGGTAA
- a CDS encoding Nudix hydrolase has translation MQHGEKTHVEVHLKAAGVVILNAAGDILLVRELGTAGQMDKAGLWHIPSGTVEVGENPEDTAVREAYEETGLRVTLTRFLGAYLGRFPDGAFVLRHVWLAEPQPGQTLRPTFAHEVAEARHVARAEFDALYAAGQIRMYQTKLFYDDALREVART, from the coding sequence ATGCAGCACGGCGAGAAGACGCACGTTGAAGTGCACCTGAAAGCCGCCGGGGTGGTCATCCTGAATGCGGCGGGCGACATCCTGCTGGTACGCGAACTCGGGACCGCCGGGCAGATGGACAAGGCCGGGCTGTGGCACATTCCCAGCGGCACGGTGGAGGTCGGCGAGAACCCCGAGGACACCGCCGTGCGCGAGGCTTACGAAGAAACCGGCTTGCGGGTCACGCTCACGCGCTTTCTGGGCGCGTACCTGGGCCGCTTTCCGGACGGCGCGTTTGTCCTGCGGCACGTCTGGCTGGCCGAACCCCAGCCGGGGCAGACGCTGCGGCCCACCTTCGCCCATGAGGTGGCGGAGGCCCGCCACGTGGCCCGGGCGGAGTTTGACGCGCTTTACGCTGCCGGACAGATCCGCATGTACCAGACGAAACTGTTTTACGACGATGCGCTGCGGGAAGTGGCGAGGACCTGA
- a CDS encoding YkgJ family cysteine cluster protein, with protein sequence MTRAAPAPTDPVTAPVQRAYDRYGRQADKWQAGYRARGGKIFCGAGCFQCCNMPIRVSLAEAIITARAIDGAQAVAVEAHARAALKNARTARDDAQYVQRHRQEVGFCPLLDRENGACTQYEARPTRCRDTFSAFPAHYCAEGTWEAMNAREKREYHREVARTPGTDGEWHFIAPLEHLSEPVWVAASKSMRAAWGLEVWGDFWLLTTLAADAGFMARVQRGDGRGAWQVASGRGLAHRELLQIE encoded by the coding sequence ATGACCCGCGCTGCCCCTGCCCCCACCGATCCGGTCACGGCTCCCGTGCAGCGGGCCTACGACCGCTACGGGCGGCAGGCCGACAAATGGCAGGCGGGCTACCGCGCACGCGGCGGCAAGATCTTCTGCGGCGCGGGGTGCTTTCAGTGCTGCAACATGCCCATCCGGGTCTCGCTGGCCGAGGCGATCATCACCGCCCGCGCCATCGACGGCGCACAGGCGGTGGCCGTGGAGGCGCACGCCCGCGCCGCCCTGAAGAATGCCCGCACCGCCAGGGACGACGCCCAGTACGTGCAGCGTCACCGGCAGGAGGTGGGGTTCTGCCCGCTGCTGGACCGTGAGAACGGGGCCTGCACCCAGTACGAGGCGCGGCCCACCCGCTGCCGCGACACCTTCAGCGCTTTTCCGGCCCACTACTGCGCCGAGGGCACCTGGGAGGCCATGAACGCCCGCGAGAAACGCGAGTACCACCGCGAGGTGGCGCGCACCCCAGGCACCGACGGCGAGTGGCACTTTATCGCGCCGCTGGAACACCTGTCGGAGCCGGTCTGGGTGGCCGCGTCCAAGAGCATGCGTGCCGCGTGGGGGCTAGAGGTCTGGGGCGACTTCTGGCTGCTGACCACGCTGGCGGCCGACGCGGGTTTCATGGCGCGGGTGCAGCGCGGCGACGGGCGCGGGGCGTGGCAGGTGGCCAGCGGACGGGGGCTGGCGCACCGCGAACTGCTGCAAATCGAGTAG
- a CDS encoding metal-binding protein: MPSGRVHNLINIAAYSVLAAAALILSRQELLTVTPVQALNFTVAYAAGTFLLSPDLDLADGRVDSKRYWGLLGFLWVPYGKLFRHRGLSHSWVIGPLTRLAYLALLLTLIVGVLRYAVPGLTLPAIPQPISLKFILPLVLGYFLSQWLHLIADGIRPDHGLRQGVRKLRVQRSRPRSGRSRSRRA; the protein is encoded by the coding sequence GTGCCCAGCGGACGTGTCCACAACCTGATCAATATCGCGGCCTACAGCGTGCTGGCCGCCGCTGCCCTGATCCTCAGCCGCCAGGAGCTGCTGACGGTCACGCCGGTGCAGGCGCTGAATTTCACCGTGGCCTACGCTGCCGGGACATTTCTGCTGTCGCCGGACCTGGACCTGGCCGACGGACGGGTGGACAGCAAGCGTTACTGGGGGCTGCTGGGCTTCCTGTGGGTGCCGTACGGCAAGCTGTTCCGGCACCGGGGCCTGTCGCACAGCTGGGTGATCGGCCCGCTGACCCGTCTGGCGTACCTCGCCCTGCTGCTCACGCTGATTGTGGGGGTGCTGCGCTACGCCGTTCCCGGCCTGACGCTGCCTGCCATTCCGCAGCCGATCAGCCTGAAATTCATCCTGCCGCTGGTGCTGGGCTACTTCCTCAGCCAGTGGCTGCACCTGATTGCCGACGGCATCCGGCCCGATCACGGGTTGCGGCAGGGCGTGAGGAAGCTGCGGGTTCAGCGCTCCCGCCCCCGCTCAGGCCGCTCAAGAAGTCGCCGGGCCTAG
- a CDS encoding S8 family serine peptidase: MARTSLPTLTALMSLSLVLSACTPADAPPLPPTALEDLALNLGGAPSTQASRPFTGEWTVTDVPDWLQVTPRSGQGDVGLRVSADRGAGTPLAADQPVLSGQIKITWKTGTGTAQGGTATWTVKADQYVLTGRLREEASAQGQDLRVGPGAGTPPSSTPQARGIIVKYREAGDAAGVRGRGAVTERAGTLLRAAALNVTLSRPLSGRSVEVQVGDVAAALRVLRADPQVEYAVPNAILHAQTVPRPPGSQKLPLVQPLEPSDQYAALQWPFRLLGYPAVWRDMEGGAYTRPVTVAVVDSGVRYDHPDLAGMLWKPGEGALDLLTEADNGDGDGVDTDPTDAGGRTRQTSSHGTHVTGIIAARWGQNAPSCAACSPTGVVGAVRRANVRVLPIRVIDAAGNAATSDVVLAVRYAAGLPITLRDPATQQTTTLVNPRVAAVINLSLGAPISADTARPMCEAIQAASDAGALVIVAAGNGYDTTPYYPAACASAVAVGSVTLSGGSAPKHAVYSNAYPAVQLSAPGGTDPVRDPGTFNGGVFNGQPFPDLVLSTGWDYARNEPNYMAEAGTSQAAPQVAALAALLLSKGVTSTAASTLARLGATATDLGAAGRDPLYGLGMINAAAALGAPAISDTLGLRLQDSRGLVFQPAVDALGRFRAYLGDGTYNVIGGRDRDANGIYGEVGEPRAERSVTLEPATPQIDVGDLLPE, translated from the coding sequence ATGGCCCGCACCTCTCTGCCCACCCTGACCGCGCTGATGTCCCTGAGCCTGGTGTTGTCTGCCTGCACCCCGGCTGACGCGCCGCCACTCCCCCCCACCGCGCTTGAGGACCTGGCGCTGAACCTGGGGGGGGCGCCCAGCACCCAGGCCTCGCGGCCGTTCACGGGTGAATGGACCGTGACCGACGTGCCCGACTGGCTGCAGGTCACGCCGCGCTCGGGCCAGGGGGACGTGGGCCTTCGGGTCAGCGCCGACCGCGGGGCAGGCACGCCCCTGGCCGCGGACCAGCCGGTCCTGAGCGGCCAGATCAAGATCACCTGGAAAACGGGAACTGGCACGGCACAGGGCGGAACCGCCACTTGGACCGTGAAGGCCGACCAGTACGTCCTGACGGGCCGACTGCGCGAGGAGGCCAGCGCACAGGGCCAGGATCTGCGCGTGGGCCCTGGCGCCGGCACCCCTCCATCCAGTACACCGCAGGCGCGCGGCATCATCGTCAAGTACCGGGAGGCGGGGGATGCCGCCGGGGTCAGGGGGCGAGGCGCGGTGACCGAACGGGCGGGCACCCTGCTGCGGGCGGCGGCCCTGAACGTGACCCTCAGCCGCCCGCTGTCGGGGCGCAGCGTGGAGGTGCAGGTCGGGGACGTGGCGGCGGCCCTGCGGGTGCTGCGTGCCGATCCACAGGTGGAATACGCCGTTCCCAACGCCATCCTGCATGCCCAGACCGTGCCGCGCCCGCCCGGCAGCCAGAAGCTGCCGCTGGTTCAGCCGCTGGAACCGTCGGACCAGTACGCCGCGTTGCAGTGGCCCTTCCGGCTGCTGGGTTACCCCGCCGTGTGGCGCGACATGGAAGGCGGCGCGTACACCCGGCCCGTGACGGTGGCCGTGGTGGACAGCGGCGTGCGCTACGACCACCCGGACCTGGCCGGCATGCTGTGGAAGCCGGGTGAGGGAGCCCTGGACCTGCTGACCGAGGCCGACAACGGGGATGGGGACGGCGTGGACACCGACCCTACCGATGCGGGCGGGCGGACCCGCCAGACCAGCAGCCACGGCACCCACGTGACCGGGATCATCGCGGCGCGCTGGGGCCAGAACGCGCCCTCCTGCGCGGCCTGCAGCCCCACCGGCGTGGTGGGCGCGGTCCGGCGGGCCAACGTCCGGGTGCTGCCCATCCGGGTGATCGACGCGGCGGGCAACGCGGCCACCAGCGACGTGGTCCTGGCCGTGCGCTACGCCGCCGGACTGCCCATCACGCTGCGTGACCCGGCCACCCAGCAGACCACCACCCTGGTCAATCCGCGGGTGGCCGCCGTGATCAACCTGAGCCTGGGTGCCCCCATCAGCGCCGACACGGCGCGGCCCATGTGCGAGGCCATCCAGGCCGCCAGCGACGCCGGAGCGCTGGTGATCGTGGCGGCAGGCAATGGATACGACACCACGCCGTATTACCCGGCCGCCTGCGCGTCGGCGGTGGCGGTGGGCAGCGTGACCTTGTCCGGCGGCAGCGCCCCCAAGCATGCGGTCTACAGCAACGCCTACCCGGCCGTGCAGCTCAGCGCGCCGGGCGGCACTGATCCGGTGCGCGACCCCGGCACCTTCAACGGCGGCGTCTTCAACGGTCAGCCGTTCCCCGATCTGGTGCTGTCCACCGGCTGGGACTACGCCCGCAACGAGCCGAACTACATGGCCGAGGCCGGCACCAGTCAGGCCGCCCCGCAGGTGGCCGCGCTGGCCGCGCTGCTGCTGAGCAAGGGCGTGACCAGCACCGCCGCCTCCACCCTGGCCCGCCTGGGCGCCACCGCCACCGATCTGGGCGCGGCCGGGCGCGATCCGCTGTATGGCCTCGGCATGATCAATGCCGCCGCCGCGCTGGGGGCACCGGCCATCAGCGACACGCTGGGCCTGCGCCTTCAGGATTCACGCGGGCTGGTCTTCCAGCCCGCCGTCGACGCCCTGGGCCGCTTCCGTGCCTACCTGGGCGACGGCACCTACAACGTCATCGGGGGCCGCGACCGCGACGCCAACGGCATTTACGGCGAAGTGGGCGAGCCCCGCGCCGAGCGGTCCGTCACCCTGGAACCGGCGACCCCGCAGATAGACGTGGGCGACCTGCTGCCAGAATAA
- a CDS encoding MDR family oxidoreductase translates to MSMPTPPDTYRALRVTQDGERRRAELQTLPLSALPDGDVLIAVSYSSLNYKDGLAVTGQGILRSVPMTPGIDLAGTVLEDRSGIHAPGDAVILTGWGIGERQDGGYATHARAEAGWLVRQPAGTDAVWAMSVGTAGFTAMLAVMALEDAGVRPGDGEVLVTGAAGGVGSTAIALLSAAGFTVTASTGRSGEEAYLRELGASTIIPREELPAMKRPLEKERWSGVVDSVGGETLAGAYASTRTHGALVVCGIAGGTGLNTTVFPLILRGVSLLGIDSVTCPQPRREAAWARLARDLPASRLASVTRTHGLSEVTALAPQILAGQVRGRTVIDVNG, encoded by the coding sequence ATGTCCATGCCCACCCCCCCCGACACCTACCGCGCCCTGCGCGTCACCCAGGACGGCGAGCGCCGCCGCGCCGAGTTGCAGACCCTTCCCCTGTCCGCGTTGCCCGACGGCGACGTGTTGATCGCGGTGTCGTACTCCAGCCTGAACTACAAAGACGGGCTGGCCGTGACCGGGCAGGGCATCCTGCGCAGCGTGCCCATGACCCCCGGCATCGATCTGGCAGGCACAGTGCTGGAAGACCGCAGCGGCATCCACGCGCCGGGCGACGCCGTGATCCTGACCGGCTGGGGCATCGGCGAGCGGCAGGACGGCGGCTACGCCACGCACGCCCGCGCCGAGGCCGGCTGGCTGGTGCGTCAGCCGGCCGGCACCGACGCCGTCTGGGCCATGAGTGTGGGCACGGCGGGCTTCACGGCCATGCTGGCGGTGATGGCCCTGGAAGACGCGGGCGTACGTCCCGGCGACGGCGAGGTCCTGGTCACGGGCGCGGCGGGCGGTGTGGGCAGCACGGCCATCGCCCTGTTGAGCGCCGCCGGCTTCACCGTCACCGCCAGCACCGGGCGCAGCGGGGAGGAGGCGTACCTGCGCGAACTGGGCGCGTCCACCATCATCCCCCGCGAGGAGCTGCCAGCCATGAAACGCCCGCTGGAAAAGGAGCGCTGGAGCGGCGTGGTGGACAGTGTGGGCGGCGAGACGCTGGCGGGCGCGTACGCCTCCACCCGCACGCACGGAGCGCTGGTGGTCTGCGGCATCGCCGGCGGCACCGGGCTGAACACCACCGTCTTTCCGCTGATTCTGCGCGGCGTGTCCCTGCTGGGCATCGACAGCGTGACCTGCCCGCAGCCCCGCCGCGAGGCCGCCTGGGCCCGTCTGGCCCGTGACCTGCCCGCTTCCAGACTGGCCAGTGTGACCCGCACGCACGGCCTGTCGGAGGTCACTGCACTGGCCCCGCAGATTCTGGCCGGGCAGGTGCGGGGGCGCACCGTGATCGACGTCAACGGCTGA
- a CDS encoding hemolysin family protein: protein MNDILGIIALFALVLMNGFFVAAEFSLVSVRRTRIDQLADEGNATAKITQRALKNLDLYIAATQLGITMASLAIGFVAEPAIEHLVAPLLSGTSLSEGQIRGISFGIAFALSTILHIVFGELAPKSWALQRAEQVAMVVTRPLLFFTALFKWAIILLNAMGNGVVRLFGLRGVAGHHAAYSEEEIRMIVGASSQEGVLEDGERELVYNVFDLSDTTVREIMTPRVDMVVVDGASPLRRMLELNAEHSYSRVPVYQDTADNIVGIAHSSDVLRHLDELDTMTISDVMRKVFFVPEGMKIKDLLAKMREKKSHLSVVVDEFGGTAGLVTLEDALEEIVGEIYDETDEEELPLFELVGEGVYLIDGGMIVHEVEQILGSNLEDGEAEFDTLGGFMTSHFGDIPEVGYTFLHEGWAFTVEEADERRVSRVRAERVTDPGPLALTEEASNGKD, encoded by the coding sequence ATGAATGACATTCTCGGAATAATCGCGTTGTTCGCCCTGGTCCTGATGAACGGCTTTTTTGTGGCCGCAGAATTCTCGCTGGTCAGCGTGCGCCGCACGCGCATTGACCAGCTGGCCGATGAGGGCAACGCCACCGCCAAGATCACCCAGCGGGCCCTGAAAAACCTGGACCTGTACATCGCCGCAACCCAGCTGGGCATCACCATGGCCAGTCTGGCCATCGGCTTCGTGGCCGAACCGGCCATCGAGCATCTGGTGGCCCCGCTGCTGTCGGGCACCTCGCTCAGCGAGGGCCAGATCCGGGGCATCTCCTTTGGAATCGCCTTTGCCCTGAGTACCATCCTCCACATCGTGTTCGGCGAGCTGGCCCCGAAAAGCTGGGCGCTGCAGCGGGCCGAGCAGGTGGCCATGGTGGTCACGCGCCCCCTGCTGTTCTTCACGGCCCTCTTCAAGTGGGCCATCATCCTGCTCAATGCCATGGGCAACGGCGTGGTGCGGCTGTTCGGCCTGCGCGGCGTGGCCGGGCATCACGCCGCGTACTCGGAAGAGGAGATCCGCATGATCGTCGGCGCGTCGAGCCAGGAAGGCGTGCTGGAAGACGGCGAGCGCGAACTGGTCTACAACGTCTTTGACCTGTCGGACACCACCGTGCGCGAGATCATGACCCCGCGCGTGGACATGGTGGTGGTGGACGGCGCCTCGCCGCTGCGCCGCATGCTGGAGCTGAACGCCGAGCACAGCTACTCGCGCGTGCCGGTGTACCAGGACACCGCCGACAACATCGTGGGCATCGCCCACAGCAGCGACGTACTGCGCCATCTGGACGAGCTGGACACCATGACCATCTCCGACGTGATGAGGAAGGTCTTCTTTGTGCCCGAAGGCATGAAGATCAAGGACCTGCTGGCCAAGATGCGCGAGAAGAAGTCGCACCTGAGCGTGGTGGTTGACGAGTTCGGCGGCACGGCGGGGCTGGTCACGCTGGAAGACGCCCTGGAGGAGATCGTGGGCGAGATCTACGACGAGACCGACGAGGAAGAACTGCCGCTGTTCGAGCTGGTGGGCGAGGGCGTGTACCTGATCGACGGCGGCATGATCGTGCACGAGGTCGAGCAGATTCTGGGCAGCAACCTGGAAGACGGCGAGGCCGAGTTCGACACCCTGGGCGGATTCATGACCTCCCATTTCGGGGACATTCCCGAGGTGGGCTACACCTTCCTCCACGAGGGCTGGGCCTTCACGGTCGAGGAGGCCGACGAGCGCCGGGTCAGCCGCGTGCGCGCCGAGCGGGTCACCGATCCCGGCCCGCTGGCCCTGACCGAGGAGGCAAGCAATGGCAAAGACTGA